In Struthio camelus isolate bStrCam1 chromosome 22, bStrCam1.hap1, whole genome shotgun sequence, one DNA window encodes the following:
- the GRAMD1B gene encoding protein Aster-B isoform X13: MATSTASNSNRSTPACSPILRKRSRSPTPQDSQGDTMVEKGSDHSSDKSPSTPEQGVQRSCSSQSGRSGAKNSKKSQSWYNVLSPTYKQRNEDFRKLFKQLPDTERLIVDYSCALQRDILLQGRLYLSENWICFYSNIFRWETLLTVRLKDICSMTKEKTARLIPNAIQVCTDTEKHFFTSFGARDRTYMMMFRLWQNALLDKPLCPKELWHFVHQCYGNELGLTSDDEDYVPPDDDFNTMGYCEEIPVEENEVNDSSSKSSVEAKPEASPQLPKKSVTASTLTSTGSSEAPASFDGVLPEEEEAVAESPVEKDLAIASIMGEKIEIIAPVNSPSLDFNDNEDIPTELSDSSETHDEGEVQAFYEDLNGRQYVNEVFNFSVDKLYDLLFTDSQFQRDFMEQRRFSDIIFHPWKKEENGNQTRVILYTITLTNPLAPKTATVTETQTMYKASQESECYVIDAEVLTHDVPYHDYFYTINRYTLTRVARNKSRLRVSTELRYRKQPWGLVKSFIEKNFWSGLEDYFRHLESELTKTESTYLAEVHRQSPKEKVSKQSTVRRRKRAHAHLRVPHLEEVLSPVTTPTDEEVAHRIKHVAGSTQTRHIPEESPSGFHLQSVSKLLLVISCVLVLLVILNMMLFYKLWMLEYTTQTLTAWQGLRLQERLPQSQTEWAQLLESQQKYHDSELQKWREIIKSSVMLLDQMKDSLINLQNGIGSRDFGSDPEEKRKRFH; the protein is encoded by the exons ATGGCTACCAG cactGCCAGTAACTCAAACCGCAGCACGCCTGCCTGCTCCCCGATCCTGCGCAAACGCTCCCGGTCCCCAACACCACAAGACTCTCAAGGAGACACCATGGTGGAGAAAGGCTCGGACCACTCGTCAGACAAATCCCCTTCCACGCCGGAGCAGGGTGTACAGCGGAGCTGTTCCTCTCAGTCAGGCCGCAGTGGGGCCAAGAACTCCAAG AAAAGCCAGAGTTGGTATAAT GTGTTGAGTCCAACATACAAACAACGGAATGAAGATTTCAGGAAACTCTTCAAACAACTTCCTGACACAGAGCGCCTCATTGTAG ATTACTCATGTGCGCTTCAAAGAGACATTCTCCTGCAGGGCCGCCTCTACCTCTCCGAAAACTGGATCTGCTTTTACAGCAACATCTTCCGCTGGGAAACACTA CTGACAGTCCGCTTGAAGGATATCTGCTCGATGACCAAGGAAAAAACAGCACGGCTCATTCCTAATGCCATCCAAGTTTGCACTGACACTGAAAAG CACTTTTTTACTTCCTTTGGGGCCCGAGACAGGACGTACATGATGATGTTCAGACTCTGGCAGAACGCCCTCCTTGACAAG CCTCTCTGTCCGAAGGAGCTTTGGCACTTTGTCCACCAGTGTTACGGGAATGAGCTGGGTCTGACCAGTGACGATGAAGACTATGTGCCTCCTGACGATGACTTCAACACAATGGG CTACTGTGAAGAAATCCCCGTGGAAGAGAACGAAGTCAACGACAGCTCCTCAAAAAGCAGCGTGGAGGCCAAGCCGGAAGCCAGCCCTCAGCTGCCAAAGAAATCTGTCACTGCCAGCACGCTGACATCTACAGGAAGCAGTGAAGCACCCGCCTCG TTTGATGGAGTGCTaccagaagaggaggaggcagtGGCGGAGAGTCCTGTGGAGAAAGACCTGGCCATTGCAAGTATCATGGGAGAGAAGATAGAGATCATTGCCCCCGTGAACTCCCCTTCCTTGGACTTCAATGACAATGAAGACATTCCCACTGAGCTCAGTGACTCGTCGGAGACCCACGATGAAG GGGAAGTCCAGGCCTTTTATGAGGATCTGAATGGCCGTCAGTATGTGAATGAGGTGTTCAACTTCAGCGTGGACAAACTGTACGACTTGCTCTTCACGGACTCCCAGTTCCAGAGGGACTTCATGGAACAGCGTCGGTTCTCTG atatTATCTTTCATCcctggaagaaggaggaaaatggcAATCAGACCAGAGTGATCCTGTACACTATCACCCTCACCAACCCTCTGGCTCCCAAAACTGCCACCGTCACTGAGACGCAG ACAATGTACAAAGCCAGCCAAGAAAGCGAGTGCTATGTCATAGATGCAGAGGTGCTAACTCACGACGTTCCCTACCATGATTACTTCTACACCATTAACCGCTACACGTTGACTCGTGTTGCCAGAAACAAAAGCCGACTCAG GGTTTCCACAGAGTTACGTTACAGGAAACAGCCTTGGGGGCTGGTGAAATCCTTCATCGAGAAAAATTTCTGGAGTGGCCTAGAAGATTATTTCCGTCATTTGG AGAGTGAACTGACCAAAACGGAGAGCACGTACCTGGCTGAGGTCCACAGACAATCCCCCAAAGAGAAAGTGAGCAAGCAATCGACCGTGCGCCGGAGGAAACGGGCCCACGCCCACCTGCGGGTGCCACACCTGGAGGAGGTGCTGAGTCCGGTCACCACCCCTACAGATGAGGAGGTTGCGCATCGAATCAAGCACGTGGCAG GTTCCACTCAGACACGGCACATCCCTGAGGAGAGCCCCAGCGGTTTCCACCTGCAGAGTGTCTCCAAGCTGCTCCTTGTTATCAGTTGTGT tCTGGTGTTGTTGGTCATTCTCAATATGATGCTGTTCTACAAACTCTGGATGCTGGAATATACCACCCAGACGCTCACGGCATGGCAAGGCTTGCGGCTACAAGAGAG
- the GRAMD1B gene encoding protein Aster-B isoform X14, with protein sequence MATSTASNSNRSTPACSPILRKRSRSPTPQDSQGDTMVEKGSDHSSDKSPSTPEQGVQRSCSSQSGRSGAKNSKVLSPTYKQRNEDFRKLFKQLPDTERLIVDYSCALQRDILLQGRLYLSENWICFYSNIFRWETLLTVRLKDICSMTKEKTARLIPNAIQVCTDTEKHFFTSFGARDRTYMMMFRLWQNALLDKPLCPKELWHFVHQCYGNELGLTSDDEDYVPPDDDFNTMGYCEEIPVEENEVNDSSSKSSVEAKPEASPQLPKKSVTASTLTSTGSSEAPASFDGVLPEEEEAVAESPVEKDLAIASIMGEKIEIIAPVNSPSLDFNDNEDIPTELSDSSETHDEGEVQAFYEDLNGRQYVNEVFNFSVDKLYDLLFTDSQFQRDFMEQRRFSDIIFHPWKKEENGNQTRVILYTITLTNPLAPKTATVTETQTMYKASQESECYVIDAEVLTHDVPYHDYFYTINRYTLTRVARNKSRLRVSTELRYRKQPWGLVKSFIEKNFWSGLEDYFRHLESELTKTESTYLAEVHRQSPKEKVSKQSTVRRRKRAHAHLRVPHLEEVLSPVTTPTDEEVAHRIKHVAGSTQTRHIPEESPSGFHLQSVSKLLLVISCVLVLLVILNMMLFYKLWMLEYTTQTLTAWQGLRLQERLPQSQTEWAQLLESQQKYHDSELQKWREIIKSSVMLLDQMKDSLINLQNGIGSRDFGSDPEEKRKRFH encoded by the exons ATGGCTACCAG cactGCCAGTAACTCAAACCGCAGCACGCCTGCCTGCTCCCCGATCCTGCGCAAACGCTCCCGGTCCCCAACACCACAAGACTCTCAAGGAGACACCATGGTGGAGAAAGGCTCGGACCACTCGTCAGACAAATCCCCTTCCACGCCGGAGCAGGGTGTACAGCGGAGCTGTTCCTCTCAGTCAGGCCGCAGTGGGGCCAAGAACTCCAAG GTGTTGAGTCCAACATACAAACAACGGAATGAAGATTTCAGGAAACTCTTCAAACAACTTCCTGACACAGAGCGCCTCATTGTAG ATTACTCATGTGCGCTTCAAAGAGACATTCTCCTGCAGGGCCGCCTCTACCTCTCCGAAAACTGGATCTGCTTTTACAGCAACATCTTCCGCTGGGAAACACTA CTGACAGTCCGCTTGAAGGATATCTGCTCGATGACCAAGGAAAAAACAGCACGGCTCATTCCTAATGCCATCCAAGTTTGCACTGACACTGAAAAG CACTTTTTTACTTCCTTTGGGGCCCGAGACAGGACGTACATGATGATGTTCAGACTCTGGCAGAACGCCCTCCTTGACAAG CCTCTCTGTCCGAAGGAGCTTTGGCACTTTGTCCACCAGTGTTACGGGAATGAGCTGGGTCTGACCAGTGACGATGAAGACTATGTGCCTCCTGACGATGACTTCAACACAATGGG CTACTGTGAAGAAATCCCCGTGGAAGAGAACGAAGTCAACGACAGCTCCTCAAAAAGCAGCGTGGAGGCCAAGCCGGAAGCCAGCCCTCAGCTGCCAAAGAAATCTGTCACTGCCAGCACGCTGACATCTACAGGAAGCAGTGAAGCACCCGCCTCG TTTGATGGAGTGCTaccagaagaggaggaggcagtGGCGGAGAGTCCTGTGGAGAAAGACCTGGCCATTGCAAGTATCATGGGAGAGAAGATAGAGATCATTGCCCCCGTGAACTCCCCTTCCTTGGACTTCAATGACAATGAAGACATTCCCACTGAGCTCAGTGACTCGTCGGAGACCCACGATGAAG GGGAAGTCCAGGCCTTTTATGAGGATCTGAATGGCCGTCAGTATGTGAATGAGGTGTTCAACTTCAGCGTGGACAAACTGTACGACTTGCTCTTCACGGACTCCCAGTTCCAGAGGGACTTCATGGAACAGCGTCGGTTCTCTG atatTATCTTTCATCcctggaagaaggaggaaaatggcAATCAGACCAGAGTGATCCTGTACACTATCACCCTCACCAACCCTCTGGCTCCCAAAACTGCCACCGTCACTGAGACGCAG ACAATGTACAAAGCCAGCCAAGAAAGCGAGTGCTATGTCATAGATGCAGAGGTGCTAACTCACGACGTTCCCTACCATGATTACTTCTACACCATTAACCGCTACACGTTGACTCGTGTTGCCAGAAACAAAAGCCGACTCAG GGTTTCCACAGAGTTACGTTACAGGAAACAGCCTTGGGGGCTGGTGAAATCCTTCATCGAGAAAAATTTCTGGAGTGGCCTAGAAGATTATTTCCGTCATTTGG AGAGTGAACTGACCAAAACGGAGAGCACGTACCTGGCTGAGGTCCACAGACAATCCCCCAAAGAGAAAGTGAGCAAGCAATCGACCGTGCGCCGGAGGAAACGGGCCCACGCCCACCTGCGGGTGCCACACCTGGAGGAGGTGCTGAGTCCGGTCACCACCCCTACAGATGAGGAGGTTGCGCATCGAATCAAGCACGTGGCAG GTTCCACTCAGACACGGCACATCCCTGAGGAGAGCCCCAGCGGTTTCCACCTGCAGAGTGTCTCCAAGCTGCTCCTTGTTATCAGTTGTGT tCTGGTGTTGTTGGTCATTCTCAATATGATGCTGTTCTACAAACTCTGGATGCTGGAATATACCACCCAGACGCTCACGGCATGGCAAGGCTTGCGGCTACAAGAGAG
- the GRAMD1B gene encoding protein Aster-B isoform X12, giving the protein MATSTASNSNRSTPACSPILRKRSRSPTPQDSQGDTMVEKGSDHSSDKSPSTPEQGVQRSCSSQSGRSGAKNSKKSQSWYNALCYLQVLSPTYKQRNEDFRKLFKQLPDTERLIVDYSCALQRDILLQGRLYLSENWICFYSNIFRWETLLTVRLKDICSMTKEKTARLIPNAIQVCTDTEKHFFTSFGARDRTYMMMFRLWQNALLDKPLCPKELWHFVHQCYGNELGLTSDDEDYVPPDDDFNTMGYCEEIPVEENEVNDSSSKSSVEAKPEASPQLPKKSVTASTLTSTGSSEAPASFDGVLPEEEEAVAESPVEKDLAIASIMGEKIEIIAPVNSPSLDFNDNEDIPTELSDSSETHDEGEVQAFYEDLNGRQYVNEVFNFSVDKLYDLLFTDSQFQRDFMEQRRFSDIIFHPWKKEENGNQTRVILYTITLTNPLAPKTATVTETQTMYKASQESECYVIDAEVLTHDVPYHDYFYTINRYTLTRVARNKSRLRVSTELRYRKQPWGLVKSFIEKNFWSGLEDYFRHLESELTKTESTYLAEVHRQSPKEKVSKQSTVRRRKRAHAHLRVPHLEEVLSPVTTPTDEEVAHRIKHVAGSTQTRHIPEESPSGFHLQSVSKLLLVISCVLVLLVILNMMLFYKLWMLEYTTQTLTAWQGLRLQERLPQSQTEWAQLLESQQKYHDSELQKWREIIKSSVMLLDQMKDSLINLQNGIGSRDFGSDPEEKRKRFH; this is encoded by the exons ATGGCTACCAG cactGCCAGTAACTCAAACCGCAGCACGCCTGCCTGCTCCCCGATCCTGCGCAAACGCTCCCGGTCCCCAACACCACAAGACTCTCAAGGAGACACCATGGTGGAGAAAGGCTCGGACCACTCGTCAGACAAATCCCCTTCCACGCCGGAGCAGGGTGTACAGCGGAGCTGTTCCTCTCAGTCAGGCCGCAGTGGGGCCAAGAACTCCAAG AAAAGCCAGAGTTGGTATAAT GCGCTCTGTTATTTGCAGGTGTTGAGTCCAACATACAAACAACGGAATGAAGATTTCAGGAAACTCTTCAAACAACTTCCTGACACAGAGCGCCTCATTGTAG ATTACTCATGTGCGCTTCAAAGAGACATTCTCCTGCAGGGCCGCCTCTACCTCTCCGAAAACTGGATCTGCTTTTACAGCAACATCTTCCGCTGGGAAACACTA CTGACAGTCCGCTTGAAGGATATCTGCTCGATGACCAAGGAAAAAACAGCACGGCTCATTCCTAATGCCATCCAAGTTTGCACTGACACTGAAAAG CACTTTTTTACTTCCTTTGGGGCCCGAGACAGGACGTACATGATGATGTTCAGACTCTGGCAGAACGCCCTCCTTGACAAG CCTCTCTGTCCGAAGGAGCTTTGGCACTTTGTCCACCAGTGTTACGGGAATGAGCTGGGTCTGACCAGTGACGATGAAGACTATGTGCCTCCTGACGATGACTTCAACACAATGGG CTACTGTGAAGAAATCCCCGTGGAAGAGAACGAAGTCAACGACAGCTCCTCAAAAAGCAGCGTGGAGGCCAAGCCGGAAGCCAGCCCTCAGCTGCCAAAGAAATCTGTCACTGCCAGCACGCTGACATCTACAGGAAGCAGTGAAGCACCCGCCTCG TTTGATGGAGTGCTaccagaagaggaggaggcagtGGCGGAGAGTCCTGTGGAGAAAGACCTGGCCATTGCAAGTATCATGGGAGAGAAGATAGAGATCATTGCCCCCGTGAACTCCCCTTCCTTGGACTTCAATGACAATGAAGACATTCCCACTGAGCTCAGTGACTCGTCGGAGACCCACGATGAAG GGGAAGTCCAGGCCTTTTATGAGGATCTGAATGGCCGTCAGTATGTGAATGAGGTGTTCAACTTCAGCGTGGACAAACTGTACGACTTGCTCTTCACGGACTCCCAGTTCCAGAGGGACTTCATGGAACAGCGTCGGTTCTCTG atatTATCTTTCATCcctggaagaaggaggaaaatggcAATCAGACCAGAGTGATCCTGTACACTATCACCCTCACCAACCCTCTGGCTCCCAAAACTGCCACCGTCACTGAGACGCAG ACAATGTACAAAGCCAGCCAAGAAAGCGAGTGCTATGTCATAGATGCAGAGGTGCTAACTCACGACGTTCCCTACCATGATTACTTCTACACCATTAACCGCTACACGTTGACTCGTGTTGCCAGAAACAAAAGCCGACTCAG GGTTTCCACAGAGTTACGTTACAGGAAACAGCCTTGGGGGCTGGTGAAATCCTTCATCGAGAAAAATTTCTGGAGTGGCCTAGAAGATTATTTCCGTCATTTGG AGAGTGAACTGACCAAAACGGAGAGCACGTACCTGGCTGAGGTCCACAGACAATCCCCCAAAGAGAAAGTGAGCAAGCAATCGACCGTGCGCCGGAGGAAACGGGCCCACGCCCACCTGCGGGTGCCACACCTGGAGGAGGTGCTGAGTCCGGTCACCACCCCTACAGATGAGGAGGTTGCGCATCGAATCAAGCACGTGGCAG GTTCCACTCAGACACGGCACATCCCTGAGGAGAGCCCCAGCGGTTTCCACCTGCAGAGTGTCTCCAAGCTGCTCCTTGTTATCAGTTGTGT tCTGGTGTTGTTGGTCATTCTCAATATGATGCTGTTCTACAAACTCTGGATGCTGGAATATACCACCCAGACGCTCACGGCATGGCAAGGCTTGCGGCTACAAGAGAG
- the GRAMD1B gene encoding protein Aster-B isoform X11 — translation MRDDSTASNSNRSTPACSPILRKRSRSPTPQDSQGDTMVEKGSDHSSDKSPSTPEQGVQRSCSSQSGRSGAKNSKKSQSWYNALCYLQVLSPTYKQRNEDFRKLFKQLPDTERLIVDYSCALQRDILLQGRLYLSENWICFYSNIFRWETLLTVRLKDICSMTKEKTARLIPNAIQVCTDTEKHFFTSFGARDRTYMMMFRLWQNALLDKPLCPKELWHFVHQCYGNELGLTSDDEDYVPPDDDFNTMGYCEEIPVEENEVNDSSSKSSVEAKPEASPQLPKKSVTASTLTSTGSSEAPASFDGVLPEEEEAVAESPVEKDLAIASIMGEKIEIIAPVNSPSLDFNDNEDIPTELSDSSETHDEGEVQAFYEDLNGRQYVNEVFNFSVDKLYDLLFTDSQFQRDFMEQRRFSDIIFHPWKKEENGNQTRVILYTITLTNPLAPKTATVTETQTMYKASQESECYVIDAEVLTHDVPYHDYFYTINRYTLTRVARNKSRLRVSTELRYRKQPWGLVKSFIEKNFWSGLEDYFRHLESELTKTESTYLAEVHRQSPKEKVSKQSTVRRRKRAHAHLRVPHLEEVLSPVTTPTDEEVAHRIKHVAGSTQTRHIPEESPSGFHLQSVSKLLLVISCVLVLLVILNMMLFYKLWMLEYTTQTLTAWQGLRLQERLPQSQTEWAQLLESQQKYHDSELQKWREIIKSSVMLLDQMKDSLINLQNGIGSRDFGSDPEEKRKRFH, via the exons cactGCCAGTAACTCAAACCGCAGCACGCCTGCCTGCTCCCCGATCCTGCGCAAACGCTCCCGGTCCCCAACACCACAAGACTCTCAAGGAGACACCATGGTGGAGAAAGGCTCGGACCACTCGTCAGACAAATCCCCTTCCACGCCGGAGCAGGGTGTACAGCGGAGCTGTTCCTCTCAGTCAGGCCGCAGTGGGGCCAAGAACTCCAAG AAAAGCCAGAGTTGGTATAAT GCGCTCTGTTATTTGCAGGTGTTGAGTCCAACATACAAACAACGGAATGAAGATTTCAGGAAACTCTTCAAACAACTTCCTGACACAGAGCGCCTCATTGTAG ATTACTCATGTGCGCTTCAAAGAGACATTCTCCTGCAGGGCCGCCTCTACCTCTCCGAAAACTGGATCTGCTTTTACAGCAACATCTTCCGCTGGGAAACACTA CTGACAGTCCGCTTGAAGGATATCTGCTCGATGACCAAGGAAAAAACAGCACGGCTCATTCCTAATGCCATCCAAGTTTGCACTGACACTGAAAAG CACTTTTTTACTTCCTTTGGGGCCCGAGACAGGACGTACATGATGATGTTCAGACTCTGGCAGAACGCCCTCCTTGACAAG CCTCTCTGTCCGAAGGAGCTTTGGCACTTTGTCCACCAGTGTTACGGGAATGAGCTGGGTCTGACCAGTGACGATGAAGACTATGTGCCTCCTGACGATGACTTCAACACAATGGG CTACTGTGAAGAAATCCCCGTGGAAGAGAACGAAGTCAACGACAGCTCCTCAAAAAGCAGCGTGGAGGCCAAGCCGGAAGCCAGCCCTCAGCTGCCAAAGAAATCTGTCACTGCCAGCACGCTGACATCTACAGGAAGCAGTGAAGCACCCGCCTCG TTTGATGGAGTGCTaccagaagaggaggaggcagtGGCGGAGAGTCCTGTGGAGAAAGACCTGGCCATTGCAAGTATCATGGGAGAGAAGATAGAGATCATTGCCCCCGTGAACTCCCCTTCCTTGGACTTCAATGACAATGAAGACATTCCCACTGAGCTCAGTGACTCGTCGGAGACCCACGATGAAG GGGAAGTCCAGGCCTTTTATGAGGATCTGAATGGCCGTCAGTATGTGAATGAGGTGTTCAACTTCAGCGTGGACAAACTGTACGACTTGCTCTTCACGGACTCCCAGTTCCAGAGGGACTTCATGGAACAGCGTCGGTTCTCTG atatTATCTTTCATCcctggaagaaggaggaaaatggcAATCAGACCAGAGTGATCCTGTACACTATCACCCTCACCAACCCTCTGGCTCCCAAAACTGCCACCGTCACTGAGACGCAG ACAATGTACAAAGCCAGCCAAGAAAGCGAGTGCTATGTCATAGATGCAGAGGTGCTAACTCACGACGTTCCCTACCATGATTACTTCTACACCATTAACCGCTACACGTTGACTCGTGTTGCCAGAAACAAAAGCCGACTCAG GGTTTCCACAGAGTTACGTTACAGGAAACAGCCTTGGGGGCTGGTGAAATCCTTCATCGAGAAAAATTTCTGGAGTGGCCTAGAAGATTATTTCCGTCATTTGG AGAGTGAACTGACCAAAACGGAGAGCACGTACCTGGCTGAGGTCCACAGACAATCCCCCAAAGAGAAAGTGAGCAAGCAATCGACCGTGCGCCGGAGGAAACGGGCCCACGCCCACCTGCGGGTGCCACACCTGGAGGAGGTGCTGAGTCCGGTCACCACCCCTACAGATGAGGAGGTTGCGCATCGAATCAAGCACGTGGCAG GTTCCACTCAGACACGGCACATCCCTGAGGAGAGCCCCAGCGGTTTCCACCTGCAGAGTGTCTCCAAGCTGCTCCTTGTTATCAGTTGTGT tCTGGTGTTGTTGGTCATTCTCAATATGATGCTGTTCTACAAACTCTGGATGCTGGAATATACCACCCAGACGCTCACGGCATGGCAAGGCTTGCGGCTACAAGAGAG
- the GRAMD1B gene encoding protein Aster-B isoform X9 gives MPEITDFSYSSLCAHQWSLPREKYSASSSHQMIKGGGVRPLEFDQLSATDLTDGLRSTASNSNRSTPACSPILRKRSRSPTPQDSQGDTMVEKGSDHSSDKSPSTPEQGVQRSCSSQSGRSGAKNSKKSQSWYNALCYLQVLSPTYKQRNEDFRKLFKQLPDTERLIVDYSCALQRDILLQGRLYLSENWICFYSNIFRWETLLTVRLKDICSMTKEKTARLIPNAIQVCTDTEKHFFTSFGARDRTYMMMFRLWQNALLDKPLCPKELWHFVHQCYGNELGLTSDDEDYVPPDDDFNTMGYCEEIPVEENEVNDSSSKSSVEAKPEASPQLPKKSVTASTLTSTGSSEAPASFDGVLPEEEEAVAESPVEKDLAIASIMGEKIEIIAPVNSPSLDFNDNEDIPTELSDSSETHDEGEVQAFYEDLNGRQYVNEVFNFSVDKLYDLLFTDSQFQRDFMEQRRFSDIIFHPWKKEENGNQTRVILYTITLTNPLAPKTATVTETQTMYKASQESECYVIDAEVLTHDVPYHDYFYTINRYTLTRVARNKSRLRVSTELRYRKQPWGLVKSFIEKNFWSGLEDYFRHLESELTKTESTYLAEVHRQSPKEKVSKQSTVRRRKRAHAHLRVPHLEEVLSPVTTPTDEEVAHRIKHVAGSTQTRHIPEESPSGFHLQSVSKLLLVISCVLVLLVILNMMLFYKLWMLEYTTQTLTAWQGLRLQERLPQSQTEWAQLLESQQKYHDSELQKWREIIKSSVMLLDQMKDSLINLQNGIGSRDFGSDPEEKRKRFH, from the exons ATGCCTGAAATAACAGACTTTTCGTATTCTTCATTGTGTGCACACCAGTGGAGTCTTCCACGTGAGAAATACTCAGCATCATCCAGTCATCAGATGATAAAAGGAGGAGGAGTCAGACCTCTGGAGTTTGATCAGCTCTCTGCCACTGACTTAACAGATGGCCTTAGAAG cactGCCAGTAACTCAAACCGCAGCACGCCTGCCTGCTCCCCGATCCTGCGCAAACGCTCCCGGTCCCCAACACCACAAGACTCTCAAGGAGACACCATGGTGGAGAAAGGCTCGGACCACTCGTCAGACAAATCCCCTTCCACGCCGGAGCAGGGTGTACAGCGGAGCTGTTCCTCTCAGTCAGGCCGCAGTGGGGCCAAGAACTCCAAG AAAAGCCAGAGTTGGTATAAT GCGCTCTGTTATTTGCAGGTGTTGAGTCCAACATACAAACAACGGAATGAAGATTTCAGGAAACTCTTCAAACAACTTCCTGACACAGAGCGCCTCATTGTAG ATTACTCATGTGCGCTTCAAAGAGACATTCTCCTGCAGGGCCGCCTCTACCTCTCCGAAAACTGGATCTGCTTTTACAGCAACATCTTCCGCTGGGAAACACTA CTGACAGTCCGCTTGAAGGATATCTGCTCGATGACCAAGGAAAAAACAGCACGGCTCATTCCTAATGCCATCCAAGTTTGCACTGACACTGAAAAG CACTTTTTTACTTCCTTTGGGGCCCGAGACAGGACGTACATGATGATGTTCAGACTCTGGCAGAACGCCCTCCTTGACAAG CCTCTCTGTCCGAAGGAGCTTTGGCACTTTGTCCACCAGTGTTACGGGAATGAGCTGGGTCTGACCAGTGACGATGAAGACTATGTGCCTCCTGACGATGACTTCAACACAATGGG CTACTGTGAAGAAATCCCCGTGGAAGAGAACGAAGTCAACGACAGCTCCTCAAAAAGCAGCGTGGAGGCCAAGCCGGAAGCCAGCCCTCAGCTGCCAAAGAAATCTGTCACTGCCAGCACGCTGACATCTACAGGAAGCAGTGAAGCACCCGCCTCG TTTGATGGAGTGCTaccagaagaggaggaggcagtGGCGGAGAGTCCTGTGGAGAAAGACCTGGCCATTGCAAGTATCATGGGAGAGAAGATAGAGATCATTGCCCCCGTGAACTCCCCTTCCTTGGACTTCAATGACAATGAAGACATTCCCACTGAGCTCAGTGACTCGTCGGAGACCCACGATGAAG GGGAAGTCCAGGCCTTTTATGAGGATCTGAATGGCCGTCAGTATGTGAATGAGGTGTTCAACTTCAGCGTGGACAAACTGTACGACTTGCTCTTCACGGACTCCCAGTTCCAGAGGGACTTCATGGAACAGCGTCGGTTCTCTG atatTATCTTTCATCcctggaagaaggaggaaaatggcAATCAGACCAGAGTGATCCTGTACACTATCACCCTCACCAACCCTCTGGCTCCCAAAACTGCCACCGTCACTGAGACGCAG ACAATGTACAAAGCCAGCCAAGAAAGCGAGTGCTATGTCATAGATGCAGAGGTGCTAACTCACGACGTTCCCTACCATGATTACTTCTACACCATTAACCGCTACACGTTGACTCGTGTTGCCAGAAACAAAAGCCGACTCAG GGTTTCCACAGAGTTACGTTACAGGAAACAGCCTTGGGGGCTGGTGAAATCCTTCATCGAGAAAAATTTCTGGAGTGGCCTAGAAGATTATTTCCGTCATTTGG AGAGTGAACTGACCAAAACGGAGAGCACGTACCTGGCTGAGGTCCACAGACAATCCCCCAAAGAGAAAGTGAGCAAGCAATCGACCGTGCGCCGGAGGAAACGGGCCCACGCCCACCTGCGGGTGCCACACCTGGAGGAGGTGCTGAGTCCGGTCACCACCCCTACAGATGAGGAGGTTGCGCATCGAATCAAGCACGTGGCAG GTTCCACTCAGACACGGCACATCCCTGAGGAGAGCCCCAGCGGTTTCCACCTGCAGAGTGTCTCCAAGCTGCTCCTTGTTATCAGTTGTGT tCTGGTGTTGTTGGTCATTCTCAATATGATGCTGTTCTACAAACTCTGGATGCTGGAATATACCACCCAGACGCTCACGGCATGGCAAGGCTTGCGGCTACAAGAGAG